The genomic interval CAGACGTCCACGCAGAGGGCGCAGCCGTCGCACTTATCGGTCACAGCCGATTTGATGGCATCCAGTTTCATCTCGCGCTGGGCCAGGATCACGCAGGCCCGTGAAACGGCGGCCTGGGCCTGGGCCAGGCTCTCCTCGATGGGTTGAGGATAATTGGCCATGCCGCACACAAACAGGCCGTCCACCGCCATGTCCACCGGCCGCAGTTTGGGATGGGCTTCGTTGAGGAAGCCGTCCGCATTGACGCCGCACTTGAACAGCGCGGTGAGCTCCTGGGTGGGATTGGCCTCGATGGCCGTCGCCAGCACCAGGTGTTCGACCTGCAGGTTCAGGGGCATCTGCAGGATCGGATCGCTGCAGGCGACCGACAGGCCCTGCGGATCGGCGCTCACCCGGGGTTTGGCATCCAGGCTGTAGCGGATGAACAGCACCCCCAGCTCGCGCGCCTTCTGGTACAGGGTTTCGCGTTTGCCATAGGCGCGGATGTCCCGGTAAAGGACATAGATGTTCATCCGGGGGTTGAGGGTCTTGAGGCGGATGGCGCTGCGCATGGTGTGGGTGCAGCAGATGCGGGAACAATAGGGCCGCCGGCTGTCCCGCGATCCCACGCATTGAATGAACGCCATGCTGTGAACCCCCTTGAATTGATCGGGATTCTGCATCAAACGATCGTCCAGCTCGAGATGGGTCAGCACTCGCGGGTCCTGGCCGCAGAGGTATTCGTCCGTGCGGCTCTCGGATGCGCCGGTGGCCAGCACGGCGGCGCCGTAGGTGACCGCCCGCGTTTCGCCGTTGACTTCGATCTCGCTGACAAAGCTGCCCACCGATCCGACGGCGGTTTTCAGGCGGGCGTTGGTCAGGACCTTGATGCGTTCGTGGCGCTGTACCTGTTGAATCAGCCCTTCCAGCCAGGGACGGACCGGTTCGTCTTTGGCCGTGCCGGTCACGTGCCAGGCATTGCCGCCCAGGCGGTCGCCGCGTTCGAGCAGGACCGTGGGGTATCCCTGTTCGGCCAGACCCAGGGCCGCCGTCAAGCCGGCCACCCCGCCGCCGATCACCAGTGCCTTCTGCACCACCTGGATGGATAGGTTTTTCAACGGGTCGATCAAACCGGCCTTGGCCACCGCCATGCGGACCTGGTCCTTGGCCTTGGCCGTGGCCCGTTCCGGTTCGCGCTGGTGCACCCACGAGTTCTGGTTGCGGATGTTGGCCATTTCGATCAGGTAGCCGTTGAGACCGGCCTCCTTGAGGGTGTCCTGGAACAGCGCCTCGTGGGTGCGCGGCGTACAGGCGGCGACCACGATGCGGTTGAGGCGGTGTTCACGGATGCGCGCGGCGATGATGTCCTGGGTGTCGGCCGAACAGGTGAACAGGTTGTTTTCCACCAGGGTGACATGGGGCAGGCCCTTGGCATATTCGGCCACGGCCTTGACATCGACGACGCCGGCGATATTGATCCCGCACGAACAGACGAAGACGCCGATGCGCGGCGCCTGGTCATGAATATCGATCTCCGGCGGATAGGTTTTCTGACGGGTCAGGGTGCCGCGGGCGTCATGCAATGCTTCGGCCGCCGCGGCCGCCGCGGCCGAAGCCTGGGTGACCGAACGTGGAATCGCCTTGGGCGCCTGGAAGGCGCCGGTTACGAACACACCCGGCCGGCTGCTTTGAACCGGTGAAAGATTCGATGAGAACGCGAAGCCGAACTGATCCAGATCGATGCCCACCGTGGTGGCCAGTTCCCGGCTGCCCTTGGCCGGCTCCAGGCCCACCGACAGGACGCACAGGTCGAATGCTTCGTCAAGGGTTTCGCCGCTCTCGGTCACATAGCGCAGACGAACGCCGCTGCCGGACGGGCCCGGATCGATGGTGTGGGGGCGGCTGCGGATGAACCGGATACCGCTGGCCTTGGCATTTTCGTAATAGCGCTCGAACTCTTTGCCAGGGCTGCGCATGTCCATGAAGAAGACCGCCTGCTCGACCGGCTCGCCGTGGGCGTGCTCGGCCGTGATCAGCATCTGTTTGATGGCGTACATGCAGCAGACGCTTGAACAGTAGCCGTTGTCGCAGCGATTGGTGTTGCGCGAGCCCACGCACTGGATCCAGGCCACCTTTTTGGGCGGGGTCTCGTCCGAAGGGCGCACCACATGGCCCATGCAGGGGCCGCCGGCCGAGAGGAGCCGCTCGTATTGGATGCTCGTCACCACGTCGGCGATGCGGCCGTATCCATAAAAGTCCCAGCCCGTAGGGTCGAAGGGCTTGAAGCCGGGGGCCAGGATGACCGAGCCGACCTGAAGCTCGACCAGCTCTTCCTTGTCATCGAAATTGATGGCGCCGGTGGGGCAGAATTTTTCGCAGGCGCGGCATTTGCCCCGGGTCAGATAGATGCAGGCTTCGGGATCGATGGCGTATTTCAGGGGCACGGCCTGTCCATAGGGAATGAAGGCGGCCTTGCGCTTGTCCAGCCCCATATTGAATTCGTTGGGTACCTTCTTCGGACATTTTTCCGCGCACAGGCCACAGGCGATGCACTTATCCATCTGGATGTAGCGGGGATGTTTCTTGACGGTAACGGTGAAATTGCCGGCTTCGCCGTCGAAACCGACCACTTCGGACAAGGTGTGGAGCGTGATATTCAAGTGCCGACCGCACTCGACCAACTTGGGCGAAATAATTCACATGGCGCAGTCGTTGGTCGGATAGGTCTTGTCCAACTGGGCCATCACGCCGCCGATGGCAGGGCTGCGCTCGATCAGGTGGACCGCGTAGCCCGAGTTGGCCAGATCGAGGCTGGCCTGGATGCCGGCAATGCCGCCGCCGACCACCATGACGGCGCCGATGGGCGCCTTGCTTTTCAGGGGGGTGCGCAACATCGAGACGGGCCGGGACACCGCCGTTTCAGCGGCAGGCTTTTCCGACGGCAGGATTTTTTCCATCGTCTCCGCCGGGATACCGACCGCCTTGCAGAAGCGCTCGAACTCCGCCGCTTCAACGAGATAGCGTTTGCCGACCGTGGGGGTCGCCTTGAGTTGGCCTCTTTTGATCCAGTTGGTGACAGTGTTGCGATGCACGCCCAGTAACTGGGCCAGTTGGCCGACACGAATATCAATCATTGGGTTTCTCCTTCTTGGATCGGTTCTGCCGAAACGGTTTGGGTGACGATCGCCATGATCCGGCGGCACATCTCCGGCACGGCCGCTGCCACGGCCGGTGAAAGACCCGGCCGGATCTCGGGGGGCAGTTCGGTGGGGTGCACCACCAGAACACGCACCTCGATGTCCGTGCCCTCCTGAATCTCTTTGAGCATGTTGGTCGTGGGGAACTGGTGCAGGGAAAAATCGCAGATTTTCGCCGGATGAATCTGGGATATATCGATTTCAGAAAGTTGCCCCGGCACCCCGCCTTCAATGTCCATGGCATCCACGATCACAATCTGTCTTGGCTTTTTGGGGGAAAGGAGGATATCAAACAGCATGTCGCGGATGGTGGTTCCGATATCGAGGCAAGCCACGTGCCGGGGCAACTGGTGGTGGGCACACAGGTGTTCGATCACCCGGGGCCCGAATCCATCGTCTCCGAACAGGGGATTGCCGCATCCGAATACCAGGCAGGGTTGGGTCAGGTGATCACCGAATTCGAACATAGCCTTAGTCCTGTTGTGCAAAGTTTGCAATGCATAAAAAGTTGAACGCCTCATTTAGCGGGCGTTATAGTCCAATTTCCATGCCAGAATTCATTTATTTGACTAATATATTGAAAATAAAAGTTAAAGAAAAAATCGGCGCAGTTTTAAGACTATTCAACGGTGGGGTACACATGCCCCGGTACTCTTTTCATAACAAATAAATTAATAATAAAATAAAGTACAAGCAGGAATTGGGAAATTAGTGCAGAAAAATGGGGAGTGATTGCCCTATTGTATCAAGGGAAGCGAATTTCGCTTTGACGGCACCGCCAAGCCTTTCAAGACCCGTAAAAATTCACAGCGGGATGGCATAGGCCAATCGACCGGGTGGACGCTAACCCAATCCATATCGCTTCATTTTTGAAAACAAGGTCTTTCGATCCACTCCGAGTTGATCCGCCACTTTGCCGCGGTGCCACTGGTTCGCTTCCAAAGCCTGGGCGATGAGTCGCCGTTCGTGGTCGGCGACCATGGTTTTCAGGTCCTTGATCTGACCTGACCCCGGGCGTTCCTCGCGCGCCGGCCGGGTGATGATATGGGCCGGCGGGCTGGCGCTCAACTCGATCACCTGCAGCGCGCAGTACCGGATGATCACGTTCTGGAGTTCTCGGATGTTGCCCGGCCAGTCGTGGTTGACGAGTTTGGCGAGCATGCGGTCGGTCAGGGGGGGCGGTTTTTGTTTGCCGCCGTAGATGGTCAGGAAATGGTCGATGAGCAGCGGCAGGTCCTCTTTGCGCGATTTGAGCGGCGGCAGATGAATGGGCAGGATGTGGATGCGGTAATAGAAATCTTCCCGCATCATGCCGCTGGTGATGCGTTCGCGCAGATCGCGGTTGGTGGCCGCGATGATGCGGATGTTGGATTGTTTGACCTGGCTGCTGCCCACCGGGGTGAACCCGGCCCCCTCGATGACCCGCAACAGTTTGATCTGCATGTGGAGGCTGATTTCACCGATTTCGTCGAGGAATACGGTGCCGCCGTCGGCAAAATCGATATAGCCGCCCCGATCGCTGTCCGCGCCCGAGAAGGCGCCTTTTTTATATCCGAAGAATTCGCTTTCGATCAGATTTTCTGGGATGGCGCCGCAGTGCACCGGGACAAAGCGGTGGTTGCGGCGATCGCTCATCTCGTGGATCGCTTGGGCGACCAACTCCTTGCCCGTGCCCGGTTCGCCGTAGATGATGACTGTGGCATCCGTGGCGGCGGCGCTGAGGATCTGTTCATACACCCGCTGCATGGCCGGGCTCTGTCCGACGATGTTGCCGAATTTGTGCCGCTGGCTGATGCGGCTGCGCAAGAAAATGTTCTCCTTGCGGGTTTCGATTTCGGCGGCCCGAAGGGCGGCTTCGGCCCGTTTGGCGGGGGTGATGTCCGTGACCATGGCGAGGAGCGAGACCGTTCCATCCACGTGGTGAATCGGGCTGTTGGTGCTCTGGTACCAGCGCCGGTCCTTGGGGTTGATCATTTCGAAACGAACGGTTTGTCCTTTTTGGACCTGATCCTGCACGCAAAACGGGCAGGGGGTGTCGCGGCGGTGGACGGCCCGGTAGCATATCTCGCCCACGGCATCCTGTCCGACCCGCCGCCGGGCCTGGGGGTTGAGGTAGGTGAGCCGATAGTCGGCGCTGCACACATAGAGAAATCCTTCGAAGCCCTCGACGATGGCCTGGAACAGGGCCTGGCCCTCTTTCATCTGCCGGCGGGCTTCTTTCAACTGGCTCAGGTCCACCAGAGAGCCGATGCTGCGCTGTGTGTCGGGTATCAGGTCGAGTTTCAGGTAAGCCTCTTTGACGATTCCCTGGCGGTCGATGACACGGCATTCCGATTCGGTGGGGACGTTTTGGCCCTGGCGCCGTTCATCATGGTATCGGATCAGGCGAGGCCGATCGTCGGGGTGGATGAAATCCGTCCATTTCATCCGCCCCTCGATCTCTTTCTTGGTGTAGCCGGTGAGTCGTTCGAACGCTGGATTGACCATCGAGATGGTCATGTCCGCCTCTTTGACGAACGTGCCGGCGCCGCTGTTGTCGAAGACCGTATGATAGCGCGTTTCGCTCGCCAAAAGGGCTGTGCGCTCCTTTTCATATTGCCGTACCCGCTGCTCCAGCATCGTGATACTGGCATGCAACCCGACGATTTCGGTGACGAGCTGTTCTCTGGTTTTCTTTTCCATGCGTAAGCCTGCCCTGATGGTTGGATCGTATTTAACCACAAAATCGGGCTTCGGCCAATACGCATGTGGCAGGGCCTGGTGCTGCGAGGGGTGTTGCGCATCCCGGCGAATGGGAACCGAAAAAAGACCGGTTTAGGGCAATTGGGAAGGGGAAGTGATTTCGCATTCGCCGTCGGGGCAAAAAAGGTTGAGCCATAATTTCTGGCTGACTCTCGGATCTTCGCAGTAAATCGGAATTTCGATGCGTTCCTCCTCGGTGAAGCATCTGTCGTCCGGGCAGAAGAGTTCCAACCAGACCCCCCTGTCCTTGCAGGATGCCTCGAAGGCCTTTTCCTTGTCGGTCAACGTGCCGCGTTGTTCTTCCGACAGCACCTGTGCGCGGCTGATAAAAACCCTCTTGCGGGTTTCGGAATTGGATGTACCACTCTTTTTTTCTTCGACCATGGGCCACCTCCTGTTTTTGAATGGTCACCGGAAGTCCCAGTTCATATTCAGTTCAAAAAATGTATCGGTGCTGTACTGTTGTCAAGTAACGCCGGGATGCGAACCGGTTTTATCGATCTCCTGCGCATGGGGCACCGCGGGATAAATTGGGGGGTGCGGCATCGTGGCCACGGACCAGCGGAAGAGTTTCTTTTGACACCGCGAGGATTATGTGCTTCACGTTTTTCATGTGAGGTCAACCGGCCTCTTTTACAAGCAATTTCGAAAAGGAGGGCAGGCGATGGATACCCTGTCGATCAATAAAGGTGCTGTGTTGATGGCGATGGGCATGCTGATGATCTTCGCGCTGGTGATGTTCACGGGCGCGACCCACACGAACGGCGATCAAATCGGACGATACCGCATGCAGGTCATCACCCGCAACAACTTCACGGACATTTTTATCATCGATACCACCACCGGGGTCGTCAAGTATGTGGGAAAAGATGAAGGCAAACCCTTCGAAGCGATTCAGGGCAAATGACGATAGCGTGTGAGGTCCATTTTTTCGCCTGATGACGGAGAGCCATGTTCGGGGATGTGTCCATCTTTTCCGTGATGACGGTTGTCATCCTGGTTTTCGAAATAGCGGGTTTGTGCGCGGCGGTGCATGCCATCGCCACGGCGCGCACGTCCCAGAGCGCCATCGCCTGGGCCATCGCACTGGTGACCTTCC from Desulfatitalea tepidiphila carries:
- a CDS encoding FAD-dependent oxidoreductase, with protein sequence MLRTPLKSKAPIGAVMVVGGGIAGIQASLDLANSGYAVHLIERSPAIGGVMAQLDKTYPTNDCAMUIISPKLVECGRHLNITLHTLSEVVGFDGEAGNFTVTVKKHPRYIQMDKCIACGLCAEKCPKKVPNEFNMGLDKRKAAFIPYGQAVPLKYAIDPEACIYLTRGKCRACEKFCPTGAINFDDKEELVELQVGSVILAPGFKPFDPTGWDFYGYGRIADVVTSIQYERLLSAGGPCMGHVVRPSDETPPKKVAWIQCVGSRNTNRCDNGYCSSVCCMYAIKQMLITAEHAHGEPVEQAVFFMDMRSPGKEFERYYENAKASGIRFIRSRPHTIDPGPSGSGVRLRYVTESGETLDEAFDLCVLSVGLEPAKGSRELATTVGIDLDQFGFAFSSNLSPVQSSRPGVFVTGAFQAPKAIPRSVTQASAAAAAAAEALHDARGTLTRQKTYPPEIDIHDQAPRIGVFVCSCGINIAGVVDVKAVAEYAKGLPHVTLVENNLFTCSADTQDIIAARIREHRLNRIVVAACTPRTHEALFQDTLKEAGLNGYLIEMANIRNQNSWVHQREPERATAKAKDQVRMAVAKAGLIDPLKNLSIQVVQKALVIGGGVAGLTAALGLAEQGYPTVLLERGDRLGGNAWHVTGTAKDEPVRPWLEGLIQQVQRHERIKVLTNARLKTAVGSVGSFVSEIEVNGETRAVTYGAAVLATGASESRTDEYLCGQDPRVLTHLELDDRLMQNPDQFKGVHSMAFIQCVGSRDSRRPYCSRICCTHTMRSAIRLKTLNPRMNIYVLYRDIRAYGKRETLYQKARELGVLFIRYSLDAKPRVSADPQGLSVACSDPILQMPLNLQVEHLVLATAIEANPTQELTALFKCGVNADGFLNEAHPKLRPVDMAVDGLFVCGMANYPQPIEESLAQAQAAVSRACVILAQREMKLDAIKSAVTDKCDGCALCVDVCPYRAIRLVETENGDGRKTKRIVTDPALCKGCGLCAATCPKGGVEVNGFTLDQLRAQMAAALAA
- a CDS encoding sigma-54-dependent Fis family transcriptional regulator, whose product is MEKKTREQLVTEIVGLHASITMLEQRVRQYEKERTALLASETRYHTVFDNSGAGTFVKEADMTISMVNPAFERLTGYTKKEIEGRMKWTDFIHPDDRPRLIRYHDERRQGQNVPTESECRVIDRQGIVKEAYLKLDLIPDTQRSIGSLVDLSQLKEARRQMKEGQALFQAIVEGFEGFLYVCSADYRLTYLNPQARRRVGQDAVGEICYRAVHRRDTPCPFCVQDQVQKGQTVRFEMINPKDRRWYQSTNSPIHHVDGTVSLLAMVTDITPAKRAEAALRAAEIETRKENIFLRSRISQRHKFGNIVGQSPAMQRVYEQILSAAATDATVIIYGEPGTGKELVAQAIHEMSDRRNHRFVPVHCGAIPENLIESEFFGYKKGAFSGADSDRGGYIDFADGGTVFLDEIGEISLHMQIKLLRVIEGAGFTPVGSSQVKQSNIRIIAATNRDLRERITSGMMREDFYYRIHILPIHLPPLKSRKEDLPLLIDHFLTIYGGKQKPPPLTDRMLAKLVNHDWPGNIRELQNVIIRYCALQVIELSASPPAHIITRPAREERPGSGQIKDLKTMVADHERRLIAQALEANQWHRGKVADQLGVDRKTLFSKMKRYGLG
- a CDS encoding hydrogenase maturation protease, giving the protein MFEFGDHLTQPCLVFGCGNPLFGDDGFGPRVIEHLCAHHQLPRHVACLDIGTTIRDMLFDILLSPKKPRQIVIVDAMDIEGGVPGQLSEIDISQIHPAKICDFSLHQFPTTNMLKEIQEGTDIEVRVLVVHPTELPPEIRPGLSPAVAAAVPEMCRRIMAIVTQTVSAEPIQEGETQ